One Actinosynnema pretiosum DNA segment encodes these proteins:
- a CDS encoding SCO1664 family protein has product MRRPDDNDVVELLTHGTLDIRGRLVDASNATLLCDVELDGATATCVYKPVRGERPLWDFPDGTLAGREHATYLISQACHFDLVPPTVLRPGPLGPGMAQLWIDTREDDDLVELVPADQLRPGRIPVLHATSEDGEPLVVAHRDHPALRLMAAFDALVNNADRKGGHVLHAPDGHVYGVDHGICLHAEDKLRTVLWGWESQPLPDQAIAGTERLLAGLDGDLGETLHEHLTRAEVWALGSRAKRLIATGTLPAVDHERDWPAIPWPPF; this is encoded by the coding sequence GTGCGGCGGCCCGACGACAACGACGTCGTCGAGCTGCTCACCCACGGCACGCTCGACATCCGGGGCCGACTCGTCGACGCCTCCAACGCCACCCTGCTCTGCGACGTCGAACTCGACGGCGCCACCGCCACCTGCGTCTACAAACCCGTCCGCGGCGAACGCCCCCTCTGGGACTTCCCCGACGGCACCCTCGCCGGACGCGAGCACGCCACCTACCTCATCTCCCAGGCCTGCCACTTCGACCTCGTACCCCCCACCGTCCTGCGCCCCGGCCCACTCGGGCCGGGCATGGCCCAGCTCTGGATCGACACCCGCGAGGACGACGACCTCGTCGAACTCGTCCCCGCCGACCAGCTCCGCCCCGGCCGCATCCCCGTCCTCCACGCCACCTCCGAGGACGGCGAACCCCTCGTCGTCGCCCACCGCGACCACCCCGCACTGCGCCTCATGGCCGCCTTCGACGCCCTCGTCAACAACGCCGACCGCAAGGGCGGCCACGTCCTGCACGCCCCCGACGGCCACGTCTACGGCGTCGACCACGGCATCTGCCTGCACGCCGAGGACAAGCTCCGCACCGTCCTGTGGGGCTGGGAGTCCCAACCGCTCCCGGACCAGGCCATCGCCGGAACCGAACGCCTCCTCGCCGGACTCGACGGCGACCTGGGGGAGACCCTGCACGAGCACCTCACCCGCGCCGAGGTCTGGGCACTGGGCTCCCGCGCCAAGCGCCTCATCGCCACCGGCACCCTCCCCGCCGTCGACCACGAGCGCGACTGGCCCGCCATCCCCTGGCCGCCCTTCTGA
- a CDS encoding DUF3090 domain-containing protein, producing the protein MARVIHVFRQPDRFIAGTVGQPGERVFYLQASEEARTVSVALEKQQVAVLAERIGSLLEEVHRRFGAEVPEAAPDDLRDTEPLAVPVEEEFKVGTMGLGWDSESEAVVIELLAVTEEDVDEAVVLDDTEEGPDAVRVFLTPAEARAFAERAERVVKAGRKPCPLCGEPLDPEGHICPRQNGYRRSEES; encoded by the coding sequence ATGGCACGCGTCATCCACGTATTCCGCCAGCCCGACCGGTTCATCGCCGGCACAGTCGGGCAACCCGGCGAGCGCGTTTTCTACCTCCAGGCCTCCGAGGAGGCCCGGACGGTCAGCGTCGCGCTGGAGAAGCAACAGGTCGCCGTACTCGCCGAGCGCATCGGCTCGCTGCTGGAGGAGGTGCACCGCAGGTTCGGCGCCGAAGTCCCCGAAGCGGCCCCCGACGACCTCCGGGACACCGAACCCCTCGCGGTGCCGGTCGAGGAGGAGTTCAAGGTCGGCACGATGGGCCTCGGCTGGGACTCCGAGTCCGAGGCCGTCGTCATCGAACTGCTCGCCGTCACCGAGGAGGACGTCGACGAGGCCGTCGTGCTCGACGACACCGAGGAAGGCCCGGACGCCGTCCGCGTCTTCCTCACCCCGGCCGAGGCCAGGGCGTTCGCCGAACGCGCCGAACGAGTCGTCAAGGCAGGCCGCAAACCCTGCCCCCTGTGCGGCGAACCCCTCGACCCCGAGGGCCACATCTGCCCCAGGCAGAACGGCTACCGCCGCTCGGAGGAGAGCTGA